The bacterium region TTACTTATTGTGAAGGTGAATTAGAAGAGGGGTCTAAGATTGTAATTGGTGGTCCTATGATGGGGATGAATATTCCTTCTTCTGATATACCTGTAATCAAGGGAACAACAGGAATTTTAATTTTACCAGAAGAAATTTTACCAGAAGAAATTGAACCATGTATAAGATGTGGAAAATGTATTGATGCCTGCCCTATGAATTTATGTCCTGCTGAAATTGGAAGATATGCAGAATTAAAAAAATGGGAAGAAGTAGAAAAATTAAGTGTTTCTGATTGTATTGAGTGTGGTTGTTGTTCATATATCTGTCCTTCTAAAAGGCCATTGGTTGAACTATTTAAATGGGCAAAAACAAAAATAAAGAGGAAAAAAGAATGAAAAAAATAAGTTGGGCACCACATATACATAGCAATGAAACAACAGGCAAAATTATGTTATCTGTTATTATTGCCTTAATACCACCTTTAATTGGTGCTATATGGTTTTTTGGTTTATATTCATTGAAAATTATAGTTGTAAGTATTGTTTCCTGTGTTTTAAGTGAACTTTTAAGTCAAATTATTTTTAAGAAAAAAATAAGAATTTTTGATGGAAGTGCAATTATAACAGGAATTTTACTTGCTTTTGTTTTGCCACCAAGAATACCTTTATGGGTGGTTGGATTTGGTGGCTTTCTTGCAATTTTTCTTATAAAAGAAATTTTTGGTGGAATTGGATTTAATATATTTAATCCTGCTCTTGCATCAAGGGCAATACTCCTCGCGTGTTTTCCTGTTTTTATGACTCACTGGATACAACCATTTGACTATTCAATAGATGCAATAACGACTGCAACTCCTCTTACAATATTAAAAGAAAATTTCTTACAACAATTACCTTCATTATGGCAAATGTTTATTGGAATAAGGGCAGGGTGTTTGGGAGAAACAAGTGTTTTACTTCTTTTATTAGGGGCAATTTTTTTGCTTTGTAGAAAAGTAATAACATTGCATATTCCAGTTTCATATATCTTAACTGTTGCAATTCTTTCGGTAATTTTCAAACAAAATGTTGCAATGCAGGTTATGGCAGGAGGACTTATTCTTGGTGCTTTTTTTATGGCAACTGACTATGTTACCTCCCCTATAACAAAAAAGGGTAAAATAATATTCGGTATTGGATGTGGAATTATAACTTTTCTTATACGACTGAAAGGAAGTTATCCAGAGGGAGTATGTTATTCAATTTTGTTTATGAATATGCTTGTTCCTTTAATTGATAAATATACTCTACCGAAGAAATTTGGAAGGTAAAAATGAACAAAAAAGAAATAGTTGGTGGTATTTTAATTTTAACAATAATTACTTCTTTATCCGGATATTTACTTGCTTATGTTTATAAAGTAACAAAACCAGCAATTGAAAAACAACAAAAAATTGAAGAAGATAATATAAATAAAGAAATTTTTCCAGATGGAGTTGAATTCCATGAAGTAGAACAAGGAGATATAAAATATATTTCTGTTTTAGGCAGTGAAGGAAAAGAAATAGGTAAAATTTTTACAACAACTTCCCCCGGTTATGGAGGAGATATAAAAATAAAAATTGGAGTTGATGAAGATTTAAAAATTAAAGGTGTAAAAATTCTTCAACATAATGAAACACCTGGTCTTGGAGCAAAAATAACTGAAAAAAAATTTTTATCACAGTTTGATGGTAAAGGAAAAGAAAAAATTTATTTAAAAAAGGATAATTCAGAAGGTGAAATAGATACAAT contains the following coding sequences:
- a CDS encoding RnfABCDGE type electron transport complex subunit D — its product is MKKISWAPHIHSNETTGKIMLSVIIALIPPLIGAIWFFGLYSLKIIVVSIVSCVLSELLSQIIFKKKIRIFDGSAIITGILLAFVLPPRIPLWVVGFGGFLAIFLIKEIFGGIGFNIFNPALASRAILLACFPVFMTHWIQPFDYSIDAITTATPLTILKENFLQQLPSLWQMFIGIRAGCLGETSVLLLLLGAIFLLCRKVITLHIPVSYILTVAILSVIFKQNVAMQVMAGGLILGAFFMATDYVTSPITKKGKIIFGIGCGIITFLIRLKGSYPEGVCYSILFMNMLVPLIDKYTLPKKFGR
- a CDS encoding RnfABCDGE type electron transport complex subunit G, encoding MNKKEIVGGILILTIITSLSGYLLAYVYKVTKPAIEKQQKIEEDNINKEIFPDGVEFHEVEQGDIKYISVLGSEGKEIGKIFTTTSPGYGGDIKIKIGVDEDLKIKGVKILQHNETPGLGAKITEKKFLSQFDGKGKEKIYLKKDNSEGEIDTITGATISSKAVTEGVRKLLETIEVEKNEN